The Candidatus Neomarinimicrobiota bacterium genome includes a region encoding these proteins:
- a CDS encoding Na/Pi cotransporter family protein, with amino-acid sequence MTLLGGLALFLYGMEKMSSGMKKAAGDKMRSILSALTNNRYMGLMVGAFVTMIIQSSSATTVMLVSFVQAGLMTFVQSLGVILGADIGTTVTAQLVAFKLTDYALLMIALGFAAMMFGRNENQKNIGESILGFGILFYGMKLMSDAMYPLRTYEPFITTLSHLENPLLGLLVGAAFTALIQSSSAFTGIIIVLAQQGLLSLDAGIPLIMGANIGTCITAGLASIGASREAKRVAMAHVMFKIVGVLLFIFWIPWFADIIRAISPTSTESGMANLSAVVPRQIANAHTIFNVGLAFVFLPFTGIFANIILRIFPDVEDDRDLTIATWHLDESAIETPAMALDLARSEIARMAKITGRMLDGFIQPFLENDPGQDSVHPQLTVMEGIEMRERKLDFLEKKIKKYLLQIGQEELSDTQIAEVFSMITISSQMESIGDVMERNLRPLVTKKRGLQLDFSEEGKKELIKYNTKVCKQFSRLEKTFSELDPKRARKVMVKEEKYLNLEAQYRESHFQRLNAAREESVETDAIHTELLEMMKQINLHTGEIAKIILELSDHEDA; translated from the coding sequence ATGACCCTGCTTGGCGGACTCGCTCTATTCCTATATGGAATGGAAAAAATGAGTTCAGGTATGAAGAAGGCAGCTGGGGATAAAATGCGCTCGATTCTTTCAGCTCTGACGAACAACCGCTACATGGGTCTCATGGTAGGTGCTTTTGTCACGATGATTATCCAGAGCAGTAGCGCCACCACTGTTATGCTGGTAAGTTTTGTCCAGGCTGGCTTGATGACATTTGTTCAAAGCTTGGGTGTGATATTGGGTGCTGATATTGGTACAACGGTTACGGCCCAACTTGTAGCTTTTAAGCTCACCGACTATGCACTATTGATGATTGCCCTGGGTTTTGCGGCTATGATGTTTGGGAGAAACGAGAATCAGAAGAATATCGGTGAATCCATTCTGGGATTTGGTATTCTATTCTATGGCATGAAACTCATGTCAGACGCTATGTATCCGTTGAGAACTTATGAGCCCTTTATCACCACACTTTCACATTTAGAAAACCCCCTGCTGGGTCTCCTGGTTGGAGCGGCATTTACTGCTTTAATCCAAAGCAGTAGTGCTTTTACGGGTATTATCATCGTGCTGGCGCAACAGGGTTTACTGAGCCTTGACGCAGGTATCCCACTCATTATGGGGGCTAATATTGGGACCTGTATTACGGCAGGATTGGCCAGTATAGGTGCATCCAGGGAGGCAAAGCGCGTTGCTATGGCCCATGTCATGTTCAAAATCGTGGGTGTCTTGTTATTTATTTTCTGGATTCCGTGGTTCGCTGATATCATTCGTGCCATTTCACCAACCTCCACCGAATCAGGTATGGCCAATTTAAGTGCAGTGGTTCCTCGCCAGATTGCCAATGCCCATACCATTTTCAATGTTGGGTTGGCCTTCGTATTTCTTCCCTTCACTGGCATCTTTGCCAACATTATCCTGAGGATATTCCCGGATGTTGAGGACGATCGGGATCTTACTATTGCCACCTGGCACCTTGATGAGTCTGCCATTGAGACCCCTGCCATGGCATTGGATCTTGCCAGATCAGAAATAGCTCGCATGGCTAAGATTACCGGTAGAATGCTGGACGGATTCATACAGCCATTTCTCGAAAACGATCCTGGGCAGGATAGTGTGCATCCACAACTCACCGTCATGGAAGGCATCGAGATGAGAGAGCGGAAACTGGATTTTCTGGAAAAGAAAATAAAGAAATATCTGCTTCAGATCGGTCAGGAAGAACTCTCAGACACCCAGATTGCTGAGGTATTTAGTATGATCACCATCTCCAGTCAAATGGAAAGTATTGGCGATGTTATGGAGCGCAATTTGAGACCGCTTGTAACCAAAAAGCGTGGGCTCCAGCTGGATTTCTCTGAGGAAGGCAAAAAAGAACTTATCAAATACAATACAAAAGTATGCAAACAGTTCAGTCGTCTGGAAAAAACATTTTCTGAGCTAGATCCCAAACGCGCTAGAAAGGTAATGGTCAAAGAGGAAAAGTATCTCAACCTGGAAGCTCAATACCGGGAATCCCATTTCCAGCGTCTCAATGCGGCCCGTGAAGAATCGGTGGAAACTGACGCCATTCATACAGAGCTGCTGGAGATGATGAAGCAAATCAATCTCCATACTGGTGAAATAGCAAAGATCATCCTTGAACTTTCTGACCATGAGGATGCTTAA
- a CDS encoding Na/Pi cotransporter family protein, translated as MRYLLPILLLSAKPLLADDHKTTQIEWSFLVMGLLGGLSLFLYGMDKMSDGMKKAAGDRMRNILAALTKHRLVGLTLGAFVTMVIQSSSATTVMLVSFVQAELMGFAQSLAVIMGANIGTTITAQLVAFKLTDYALAMITVGFLMNLLAKQESLKHLGQALLGFGILFFGMKLMSDSMKPLRSFEPFIGLMEGLNNPIYGLLIGALFTGLIQSSSAFTGIVIVLAQQGLLTLDAGIPLIMGANIGTCITAGLASIGTIRGAKRVAIAHVLFNVGGVFIFIWFIPQLADLVRWMSPVSDATGIEKLALETPRQIANAHTIFNITVGLVFLPFTTILAALIIKILPDEEIEKGIMPVTWHLDNSQVSHPAIAIELARTEMLRMIKILGRMLDVFLRPFLGDEKEPDRFYPHLSLMEGIDMREAKINFLEQNVSKYLFSISRQELSDHQAAKVFSMMSMVKDMESIGDIIHGRIKLLVEKKRKLKEPFSEQGQNELTDFHVRVMKQISRLRSAFSKEKSKKIEKVIRKDRKYRDLESEYRLRHLERVKSERAESVATHDLHMELMDLLKQINVYTGEIAKNIVVIEETETE; from the coding sequence ATGAGATATCTTTTACCCATATTGTTACTCTCAGCCAAGCCCTTGCTAGCTGATGACCATAAAACTACACAGATCGAATGGTCATTTCTGGTCATGGGATTACTTGGGGGTCTTTCACTCTTCCTCTATGGTATGGACAAGATGAGTGATGGCATGAAGAAAGCCGCAGGGGATAGGATGAGAAACATTCTCGCCGCCCTGACCAAACATCGTTTGGTAGGACTAACTCTCGGTGCCTTCGTGACCATGGTCATTCAAAGCTCAAGTGCCACCACAGTGATGCTTGTCAGTTTTGTACAGGCTGAGCTAATGGGTTTTGCTCAATCACTTGCGGTGATTATGGGCGCAAATATTGGAACCACGATTACTGCACAACTTGTGGCTTTTAAGCTCACTGACTACGCCCTCGCCATGATAACCGTAGGCTTTCTCATGAATCTGCTGGCAAAACAGGAATCATTGAAGCATTTAGGTCAGGCTTTATTGGGTTTTGGTATCCTGTTTTTTGGTATGAAACTCATGTCTGATTCTATGAAGCCGCTCCGGTCCTTTGAACCATTCATTGGTTTGATGGAAGGGCTAAATAATCCCATCTATGGTTTGCTTATCGGTGCCCTCTTTACTGGTCTTATTCAGAGCAGTAGTGCCTTCACAGGTATTGTGATCGTCCTCGCTCAGCAAGGTCTACTTACTCTGGATGCAGGTATTCCCCTGATAATGGGTGCAAACATTGGAACCTGTATTACTGCAGGTCTGGCAAGTATAGGAACAATCCGGGGAGCAAAGCGAGTAGCTATTGCACACGTCCTGTTTAATGTTGGCGGCGTGTTCATCTTTATCTGGTTTATTCCTCAATTGGCAGATCTGGTGAGGTGGATGTCACCAGTGTCAGATGCAACGGGTATTGAAAAACTAGCCCTTGAAACGCCTCGGCAGATTGCCAATGCCCATACCATCTTCAATATTACTGTGGGCCTGGTTTTCCTTCCTTTCACAACCATCCTGGCAGCGCTCATAATCAAGATTTTACCTGATGAGGAGATAGAAAAGGGAATTATGCCTGTGACCTGGCATCTTGACAACTCTCAAGTCTCTCACCCAGCTATTGCCATTGAATTAGCCCGAACTGAAATGCTACGGATGATCAAAATTCTTGGGCGCATGCTTGATGTATTTTTACGACCTTTTCTGGGAGACGAAAAAGAACCTGATAGGTTCTATCCCCATTTATCTCTCATGGAAGGGATAGATATGCGCGAGGCCAAGATTAATTTTCTTGAGCAAAACGTCTCAAAGTACCTATTTAGCATCAGTCGGCAGGAATTGAGTGATCATCAGGCAGCAAAAGTATTCAGCATGATGTCCATGGTAAAGGACATGGAAAGCATTGGGGATATCATCCATGGCAGAATCAAATTACTGGTGGAAAAGAAACGGAAACTAAAAGAACCATTCTCGGAACAAGGGCAGAATGAATTGACTGATTTCCATGTGAGAGTGATGAAGCAAATCTCCCGTTTGAGAAGCGCTTTTTCCAAAGAGAAATCCAAAAAAATTGAGAAAGTGATCCGAAAAGATCGCAAATATAGAGACCTTGAATCAGAGTACCGATTGAGACATCTCGAGCGTGTGAAGAGCGAAAGGGCTGAGTCCGTTGCTACCCATGATCTTCACATGGAGCTTATGGATCTGCTGAAACAAATCAACGTCTATACTGGCGAGATAGCCAAAAACATTGTTGTCATTGAAGAAACTGAAACGGAGTAA
- a CDS encoding CYTH domain-containing protein, with the protein MGQEIERKFLVTAATYRELAKGTHYKQGYLNSQKERVVRVRTIDETGFMTIKGITKGATRLEYEYEIPAKDADELLDLLCEQPIIDKHRFKVKMGEFVWEIDEFHGENEGLTVAEVEIESEDQEYPKPDWIGEEVTGDPRYYNSNLIANPYTKW; encoded by the coding sequence CGACATATCGCGAACTAGCCAAAGGTACCCATTACAAACAGGGATATCTGAATAGTCAAAAGGAACGCGTAGTACGCGTTCGTACAATTGACGAAACAGGCTTCATGACCATCAAAGGTATCACTAAAGGTGCTACCAGGCTCGAATATGAATATGAGATACCCGCCAAAGATGCCGATGAACTGCTTGACCTCCTTTGCGAACAGCCCATTATTGATAAACATCGCTTTAAGGTGAAAATGGGTGAATTTGTGTGGGAAATTGATGAATTCCATGGGGAAAATGAAGGACTCACCGTTGCTGAAGTAGAAATTGAATCTGAGGATCAGGAATACCCAAAGCCTGACTGGATAGGAGAGGAAGTCACTGGAGACCCTCGCTATTACAATTCGAATTTAATCGCCAATCCTTACACAAAATGGTAA
- a CDS encoding tripartite tricarboxylate transporter TctB family protein, which yields MKQMLNDTKVRRTLRVIGLILLVLAFLIMVPSARAAFPEKPIKIVVYTGPGGLIDISARKFAGIAAKYTDVNFVVENKPGAGGIVALKKVIQAPADGYNLYACTKSNIAKFVQVGGEGYLDALHWTAMLMADPECVITNRNLAIYEWQDIVTDALATPGEQTWVGPAAGGLDHVTALKIWDKYGMEAKWIPFKSGGKALAALLGEQGVAYVGNPRDALGNPDLHIAAVSAPQRLDAFPDVPTFTELGMPDLENEFMWRGFALKKGTPDDVIEWYDELFKKVSADPDWRSFWAKGGIDVAYVGEPEFSKLVAEDAEVFEYYLKKSDILPGDAVGFMAKMASGNAFIALSLILVCIWLSGSYMVHKSQYSAILGRVLVIGFFLIVSILFLLQSMNFPSSSAVGPAAVPRLWILMLIPLNLLLLFKTIQKNEEVAETGPRVDIVLSFVGFLVAYLFAMQVFGYFLSTFAFIIVSLYYLGYRKWRNTFIIAGAWILFSYLVFYKTLYVPLPLGMLFENLF from the coding sequence ATGAAACAAATGCTGAATGACACCAAGGTGAGAAGAACCCTCCGGGTAATCGGTTTAATTTTACTCGTTTTGGCATTTCTAATCATGGTACCTTCAGCAAGGGCAGCCTTCCCAGAGAAACCAATTAAAATTGTGGTATACACTGGTCCCGGTGGACTTATTGATATCAGTGCTCGAAAATTTGCCGGTATCGCTGCAAAATACACTGATGTCAATTTTGTAGTCGAGAATAAACCTGGAGCTGGTGGGATAGTCGCTCTCAAAAAGGTTATTCAAGCCCCTGCAGACGGCTACAATCTATATGCCTGTACAAAATCAAATATAGCCAAGTTCGTTCAGGTGGGCGGTGAGGGCTATCTCGATGCTCTACACTGGACTGCCATGCTCATGGCTGACCCGGAATGCGTCATCACCAATCGTAATCTGGCTATTTATGAGTGGCAGGATATTGTCACAGATGCGCTGGCAACTCCTGGGGAACAAACCTGGGTAGGTCCCGCTGCCGGGGGACTGGATCATGTCACAGCCTTAAAGATATGGGACAAATATGGGATGGAAGCCAAGTGGATTCCCTTTAAGAGTGGGGGTAAAGCACTGGCTGCACTGCTGGGAGAGCAGGGGGTGGCTTACGTGGGTAATCCGAGGGATGCCCTGGGAAATCCTGATCTTCACATTGCAGCTGTTTCCGCACCCCAGCGTCTAGATGCGTTTCCCGATGTACCGACCTTCACCGAACTGGGCATGCCAGACTTGGAAAATGAGTTCATGTGGCGAGGGTTTGCGCTTAAAAAGGGAACTCCAGATGATGTTATCGAATGGTATGATGAACTCTTCAAAAAAGTTTCCGCAGACCCCGATTGGCGTAGTTTCTGGGCCAAAGGTGGGATTGATGTCGCTTATGTTGGCGAACCTGAATTCTCGAAGCTCGTTGCAGAAGATGCTGAAGTCTTTGAGTACTATTTAAAAAAGAGTGATATTCTTCCTGGTGATGCCGTTGGATTTATGGCGAAAATGGCCAGTGGAAATGCCTTTATTGCACTTTCGCTAATCCTTGTATGTATTTGGTTATCAGGCTCATACATGGTTCATAAATCCCAATACTCTGCTATATTGGGAAGAGTTCTGGTTATCGGATTCTTCTTAATCGTGAGCATTCTTTTTCTGCTGCAATCAATGAATTTCCCAAGCAGTTCAGCTGTGGGACCGGCAGCCGTTCCCAGGCTTTGGATATTGATGCTCATCCCTCTGAATTTATTACTCTTGTTTAAAACGATTCAGAAAAATGAGGAGGTCGCAGAGACTGGCCCGCGTGTTGATATAGTACTGAGCTTTGTTGGATTTCTAGTTGCCTATCTGTTTGCCATGCAAGTATTTGGCTATTTCCTCAGCACATTTGCATTCATCATCGTAAGTCTATACTACCTAGGATATCGTAAATGGCGCAACACATTCATTATCGCAGGTGCCTGGATATTATTCTCTTATCTCGTCTTTTATAAAACCCTATACGTTCCCCTTCCCTTGGGAATGCTATTCGAAAACCTCTTCTAA
- a CDS encoding tripartite tricarboxylate transporter permease, translated as MGVVPILTITLGVAMGIVAGATPGLSPSMGVALLVPFTYAMSPTLALILLVAIYIAANYGGSITAVTINAPGTPSSVVTAFDGYPLTKKGKPGLALGVSLVASTVGGIIGTLILIFFSGPLARFALKFHPAEYFALAIFGLTTVASLGGKNWIKAFIAAMFGLLLNTIGIDPISGVSRFTFGISFLYDGFALIPALIGLFALSEIFKQLESGDFTSQQVEAGKQEWPTASAYWKLKNTIFRSSLMGTIIGIFPGAGATIAAFISYDVAKRVSKHPEEFGHGSLEGVAAAEGANSSSVGGALIPLLTLGIPGSASTAVLIGALMIHDLTPGPQLFISNPDIIYGLLASLLFANIILLALGFFGSRLWIKVTTIPKTVLFPLIFAVSIIGSFAVRNSFFDVAACLAFGIFGWILRRYNYPVAPIILGMVLGNIAETNFIRAIMMGGWTVFFTRPLSLGMLVVAVASFAVPLIQARKQKTSS; from the coding sequence ATGGGCGTGGTCCCGATTTTGACCATCACCCTTGGTGTAGCCATGGGAATTGTGGCTGGTGCTACTCCTGGATTATCACCTTCAATGGGTGTTGCATTATTAGTACCGTTTACTTATGCCATGTCTCCCACACTGGCATTGATTCTTCTCGTGGCTATTTACATTGCCGCAAATTATGGTGGCTCAATCACAGCAGTCACCATAAATGCTCCTGGTACACCTTCGTCCGTCGTTACAGCCTTTGATGGCTATCCACTCACGAAGAAGGGTAAGCCGGGGCTGGCTCTTGGTGTTTCTTTGGTTGCTTCCACCGTCGGAGGCATTATCGGAACGCTGATCCTGATCTTCTTTTCAGGACCCCTGGCAAGATTTGCGTTGAAATTTCATCCTGCAGAATACTTTGCCCTCGCTATTTTTGGTCTCACCACCGTAGCATCTCTTGGAGGAAAAAATTGGATAAAAGCCTTTATCGCGGCAATGTTTGGCCTCTTGTTGAATACAATTGGTATCGACCCCATTTCAGGTGTGAGTCGCTTCACTTTTGGTATTTCATTTCTTTACGATGGATTTGCCTTGATCCCGGCTTTGATCGGACTTTTTGCCCTCAGTGAAATATTCAAGCAACTGGAGAGTGGGGATTTTACCAGTCAACAAGTAGAGGCAGGTAAGCAAGAGTGGCCGACTGCCAGTGCCTATTGGAAATTAAAGAACACCATATTTCGTTCTTCACTCATGGGAACCATCATCGGGATATTCCCAGGCGCAGGAGCAACCATTGCTGCTTTCATTTCTTATGATGTCGCCAAACGAGTTAGTAAGCATCCAGAAGAGTTTGGACATGGGAGTCTGGAGGGGGTAGCAGCCGCTGAAGGCGCTAATAGCAGTTCTGTGGGTGGTGCACTTATTCCATTACTCACACTGGGCATACCTGGCAGCGCATCCACTGCTGTGCTCATTGGTGCCTTGATGATACATGACCTGACACCTGGTCCACAGTTGTTCATCTCAAATCCTGATATTATATACGGGCTGCTCGCCAGTCTGCTGTTTGCAAATATTATCCTGCTTGCGCTTGGTTTCTTTGGAAGCCGTCTATGGATAAAAGTGACTACCATTCCAAAAACCGTATTATTCCCACTCATTTTTGCTGTATCAATTATCGGTAGTTTTGCTGTGCGCAATTCATTCTTCGATGTGGCAGCCTGTCTGGCATTTGGAATTTTTGGATGGATTCTTCGCCGATATAACTATCCAGTTGCCCCCATTATTCTTGGAATGGTCCTGGGAAATATTGCTGAAACAAATTTTATTCGTGCCATCATGATGGGCGGATGGACGGTGTTTTTTACTCGTCCCCTAAGTTTGGGAATGCTGGTCGTTGCGGTTGCCAGTTTTGCTGTACCCTTAATTCAAGCTCGAAAACAGAAAACCAGCTCATAG